A single window of Micromonas commoda chromosome 6, complete sequence DNA harbors:
- a CDS encoding predicted protein, which produces MASTLSSEIWELREGLNVPPVPWIRDKPLPTVEDPRKAERDRKYAENEARIRELRQQRKVLRMKAERRVAREKEGLPSAGMTREQLIKHEAEVKLNDMAKVVDFHVQKLEQMKARAEQRRSNPLFAGQNEKIEALRRRIEHENAMYELERTQRAEAAKKKQEEEVRRQREKHDEIIAKREESERAKKEEEEKKRRETEEKKSATEERLERLEREAREERERREKLEREAREERERREKLELELRRVRENPPTPPPAPAQPATSIPITDDSFDEDPPGVANVPRVTEPTADGTHVRPPKSPGTTSEASPRVDSQSHQPPKDASAEFSDSADFLDESNEEREREKWNAELERRRRELEDERAAEKAKIASEVDAQVEARVRLMKGEADKTDAPADDARYEDDFESPTSPSPRPAVPVVLSSPNKAEVRGGPSGAGHVVPRGERLRVLDRLLERVYDLRFDGEFYDAADPKRTGEDVIAGVFVRACDAVDDGSPLGETCAIACDAVTALVRSIPKGDGEPAPASFLDDSDDGAFMAQEGFPRHNDELSEPDALFAAQELRDRQTTDGYDAWTALLAHFYQMAEAGAVDPRAAAEAMAEMLVPPDRSNTSRATRTRKTARLAQLIRALFACYDPFAPPPPGHAPSWRRNATPRSVTRSTERRARAALKTEPGATSASGGGLFGTNLATSFIKPGGGKGLGLTPNPNTASNVPPTTAYASQFGNGLDDSDELEAAMMATAPPPPRNTYRAPPPPPVEVPASSPQAANTPTPKAATTPSPGRPPRSPKAQTHQAAAASDGGKSKRTTARTGPTGAAAKVGSIVNRAFGVDDGDDSLNASGLLDQMEPEKSLNASDSFDF; this is translated from the coding sequence ATGGCGAGCACGCTGTCGAGCGAGATATGGGAGCTACGCGAGGGTCTCAACGTCCCTCCAGTGCCTTGGATTCGCGATAAGCCGCTTCCCACCGTTGAAGACCCCCGTAAGGCTGAGCGCGACCGCAAGTACGCGGAGAACGAGGCGCGCATCAGGGAGCTCAGGCAACAGCGCAAGGTGCTCAGGATGAAGGCCGAGCGGAGGGTGGCGCGCGAGAAGGAGGGACTTCCCAGCGCCGGAATGACTCGCGAGCAGCTCATCAAGCACGAGGCTGAGGTCAAGTTGAACGACATGGCCAAGGTGGTGGATTTCCACGTGCAGAAGCTCGAGCAGATGAAGGCGCGAGCGGAACAGCGTCGTTCGAACCCGTTGTTCGCCGGACAGAACGAGAAGATCGAggcgctgcggcggcggatcgagCACGAAAACGCCATGTACGAGCTCGAACGAACGCAAAGGGCAGAGGCCGCGAAGAAGAaacaggaggaggaggtgcgaCGGCAGCGGGAGAAGCACGACGAGATCATCGCCAAACGCGAGGAAAGCGAACgggccaagaaggaggaggaggagaagaaacGGCGGGAGACGGAAGAGAAGaagagcgcgacggaggagcgGCTGGAGCGGCTCGAGAgagaggcgagggaggaacgGGAGCGCAGGGAAAAGCTCGAGAgagaggcgagggaggaacgGGAGCGCAGGGAAAAGCTCGAGCTGGAGttgcggcgcgtgcgggaGAATCCACCAAccccgccacccgcgccggcgcaaCCGGCGACGAGCATACCCATCACGGACGATTccttcgacgaggacccgCCCGGCGTGGCGAACGTCCCACGCGTGACGGAACCGACGGCTGATGGAACGCACGTTCGGCCGCCGAAGTCCCCTGGGACGACGTCTGAAGCTTCCCCGCGTGTCGACTCGCAAAGTCACCAACCGCCGaaggacgcgtccgcggagttCTCGGACTCGGCCGACTTCCTCGACGAGTCCAacgaggaacgcgagcgcgaaaaGTGgaacgcggagctcgagcggcggcgcagggAACTCGAGGATGAGCGCGCGGCTGAAAAGGCGAAGATCGCGTCCGAGGTTGACGCGCAGGTTGAGGCGAGGGTGAGGCTGATGAAGGGTGAGGCAGATAAAACtgacgcgccggcggatgACGCGCGTTACGAAGACGATTTCGAATCGCccacgtctccgtcgcccaGGCCGGCGGTGCCCGTCGTATTGAGCTCTCCTAATAAAGCGGAGGTGCGCGGGGGTccgtccggcgcggggcaCGTCGTTCCCAGGGGTGAGCGGCTTCGGGTGTTGGACCgactcctcgagcgcgtgtaCGACCTTCGTTTTGACGGGGAATTttacgacgccgccgacccgaagaggaccggcgaggacgtcatcGCGGGCGTCTTCGTTCGCGcctgcgacgcggtggacgacgggtCACCGCTGGGTGAAACCTGCGCcatcgcgtgcgacgcggtgacTGCGTTAGTTCGATCGATCCCgaaaggcgacggcgaaccgGCTCCGGCGTCTTTCCTCGACGATTCAGACGACGGCGCTTTCATGGCTCAGGAGGGATTCCCGCGGCATAACGACGAGCTgtccgagcccgacgcgctcttcgccgcgcaggagctcCGCGATCGACAGACGACGGACGGGTACGACGCGTGGACCGCGCTGTTGGCTCATTTTTATCAGATggccgaggcgggcgcggttgatcctcgcgcggcggcggaggcgatggcggagatgCTCGTCCCCCCGGATCGATCCAACACGTccagggcgacgcgcacgagaaagacggcgcgtctcgcgcaGCTCATTCGAGCGCTCTTCGCGTGCTACGATCCGTTCGCCCCACCCCCGCCCGGTcacgcgccgtcgtggcgcaggaacgcgacgcccaGGTCGGTGACTCGGTCgacggagcgacgcgcgagggcggcgctcaagACGGAACCAGGAGcaacgtcggcgtcgggcggcgggcttTTCGGAACCaacctcgcgacgtcgttcaTCAAGCCGGGCGGCGGTAAGGGTTTAGGGTTAACACCAAACCCTAACACCGCGTCGAACGTccctccgacgacggcgtacGCGTCCCAGTTTGGCAACGGTCTggacgacagcgacgagctcgaagccgcgatgatggcgacggcgccgcctccgccgcggaacaCGTACCgggcgcctcccccgcctcccgTCGAGGTGCCCGCCAGCTCTCCTCAGGCGGCGAACACTCCCACTcccaaggcggcgacgactccCAGCCCcgggcgtccgcctcgttcgcCAAAGGCGCAGACGCatcaggcggcggcggctagTGACGGCGGCAAAAGCAAGCGGACAACCGCCAGGACGGgcccgacgggcgcggcggcgaaggttgGGAGCATCGTCaaccgcgcgttcggcgtcgacgacggcgacgatagCCTGAACGCGTCGGGGCTTTTGGATCAGATGGAGCCGGAAAAGTCGCTCAACGCGAGTGATAGCTTCGACTTTTAG
- the CAV4 gene encoding voltage-gated ion channel superfamily (calcium ion channel): MPKVDKDFDAPYYEPTVFFCLSKENPLRRGCIKFMEWVWFDRFILLTILANAIVLCMMEPKKIEGRGCGDFKATSTTGGNSVIEGSELVFTTIFTLEMLTKVVAMGFLVNKGSYLRDGWNVMDFIVVVISLVSLLPGTGSNASALRVIRVLRPLRTLSVLPGMRTLIGTIIRSVPMIGNVVLFCIFFFTIFGIFGLNIFMGILRNRCFTEVAGKTCADLTASIDGEYALMCRDAVSPTSGNNPNYGITHFDNIGYAWLAIFQCITLEGWTPIMYMTMDASTGWSVVYFILLVFTGGFFLLNLALAVITEVYDEESTEARDAKDEEEDAEDAEEERKRLIKKAARDKRHELGLYSDSEDDTDDDEDGSKRLRKEARLALQEEERRKAENATLAGRIRRFFRKIIDSWWFNPLFVVLILINTLALAMEYDGMPKDYEDTLTTINLVLTIAFMVEMVFKVLGLGPKKYVQDNFNIFDALVVFMSIVELAMANSSSLSALRSFRILRILKLVRSWKKLQNFLYTIYLTLMSLGEFSFVVILTVFIFALLGMQMFGGKMCGLDDGEIPRHNFDTLLWALVTVFQVLTGEDWNAVMYDGMKVGGSGTALYFVLLLIIGQFMVLNLFVAILLTNFGEHEWLKLATKVKAKLEEEQRQKEEEAAELVRREDALREARKEAEELKKKDLEAKGYGQVREGSLICGFSCFNCAPQPGGAPKPLWKFEGRSLGLFSVNNYVRRWCFGVVDDKKFDTVIMFFIILSSLTMAFESPKVLESSTADTLDIIDWVFTIIFALEMVMKLIAYGAVGSDLRKKGLFCDDGAYFRDPWNCMDGFIVGISIIAKALSSGGLEWVRALRTMRVLRPLRVISRVPELKVVVNALFRSLPGLGNVFLVSLLFWLIFGILGMQLFMGSFANCNDGSISTEGLCVSTYNTSEYRLRSWRSQDMNFDNVFNAMQTLFEMSTTEGWTAVMYMGVDARSPDMAPKRDNNPPIAFFFLAFMIVANFFILNLFIGIILDNFAQISEESGDGGSATMTKEQKLWVQRKTQLLGTKAKKDYPTDPTRSAVYKFVEKEPFEYFIMFVILLNAVMMACEYYDQPDSWTNALEIMGYIFGAIFIGEAALKLYAMNPYVYFADRWNCFDFFCVFITVLGWGLGGGGAASVLRVLRLARIFRLIRKLKGLRMLFNTLLISVPGLINIGSLLFLLCFVFAILGMNLFGKVKFGENLNEHANFRNFGQSLLLLLRMVTGEAWNSVMYDCMITPATSGCDDSSNCAIGECCGSQGAPAYFIAFVVLGTFVTLNLLIAVVVDNFSNQKREEEGEDVTDDNIKEFEVAWRRLDPEVTGYIPLSEVINLIKETPPPMGTYGTNITRMGMIRFMKNLNLQTGDSEYLHYQDALSAFTTRAMGIHVNDLSEETKDEVKQSLSAKGKMSMQSLGSAEALREHVDGASDGRGVAVVNGRSRSSLKPGLSIVKESL, encoded by the exons ATGCCCAAAGTCGACAAGGACTTCGACGCGCCCTACTACGAACCCACCGTCTTCTTCTGCCTGTCAAAGGAAAATCCATTGAGGAGAGGGTGCATCAAGTTCATGGAGTGGGTGTGGTTCGACAGGTTTATTCTGCTCACAATCCTTGCGAACGCCATCGTGCTTTGCATGATGGAGCCGAAAAAGATCGAGGGCAGGGGTTGCGGCGACTTCAAGGCCACCAGCACGACTGGTGGAAACAGCGTCATCGAGGGGTCTGAGCTGGTTTTCACGACGATATTCACGCTCGAGATGCTGACGAAGGTTGTTGCGATGGGTTTCCTTGTCAACAAGGGATCGTACCTGAGGGACGGTTGGAACGTGATGGATTTCATCGTGGTGGTGATATCCCTGGTGTCGTTGCTGCCCGGGACTGGGTCCAATgcgagcgcgctgagggTGATTCGCGTGCTTCGGCCGCTGAGGACCCTCTCGGTGCTTCCAGGGATGCGAACGCTCATCGGCACAATCATTCGATCCGTGCCCATGATCGGCAACGTGGTGCTATTTTGCATCTTCTTCTTCACCATCTTTGGCATCTTCGGCCTCAACATCTTCATGGGCATCCTGAGGAACAGGTGCTTCACAGAGGTGGCTGGTAAAACTTGCGCGGATCTGACTGCCTCGATTGACGGTGAGTATGCGCTGATGTGCCGGGATGCAGTGAGCCCGACGAGCG GAAATAACCCCAACTACGGCATTACCCACTTTGACAATATTGGGTACGCCTGGCTGGCGATCTTCCAGTGCATCACGCTTGAGGGGTGGACGCCAATCATGTACATGACTATGGACGCCAGCACCGGATGGAGCGTGGTTTACTTCATCCTCCTGGTGTTCACCGGAGGTTTCTTCCTCCTGAACTTGGCGCTTGCGGTCATCACCGAGGTGTACGACGAGGAAAGCaccgaggcgagggacgccaaggacgaggaggaggacgcggaggacgctGAGGAGGAGCGTAAACGTTTGATAAAGAAGGCTGCGCGCGACAAGAGGCATGAACTCGGCCTCTACTCGGATTCAGAGGATGAcactgacgacgacgaggatgggTCAAAGCGGCTGAGAAAGGAAGCCAGGCTTGCGctgcaggaggaggagcgtcGAAAGGCAGAGAACGCGACGCTTGCGGGTCGAATCCGGCGATTCTTCAGGAAGATAATCGACTCGTGGTGGTTTAATCCGCTGTTCGTGGTATTGATCCTGATCAACACCCTCGCGCTGGCGATGGAGTACGACGGGATGCCGAAGGACTACGAGGATACTTTGACTACGATCAACTTGGTGCTTACGATTGCGTTCATGGTGGAGATGGTTTTCAAGGTGCTTGGACTCGGACCCAAGAAGTACGTCCAGGACAACTTCAACATCTTCGACGCACTCGTGGTGTTCATGTCCATCGTGGAGCTGGCGATGGCAAACTCTAGTTCGCTGTCGGCGCTCCGGTCGTTCAGGATTCTTCGGATTTTGAAGTTGGTGCGTTCGTGGAAGAAGCTGCAAAACTTCCTCTACACCATCTACCTCACCCTGATGAGCCTCGGAGAATTTTCTTTCGTGGTTATCTTGACTGTGTTCATCTTCGCGCTACTGGGCATGCAGATGTTCGGCGGCAAGATGTGCGGtttggacgacggcgagatcCCCCGGCACAACTTCGACACCCTCCTCTGGGCGCTCGTCACCGTGTTTCAGGTGCTCACCGGTGAGGACTGGAACGCCGTGATGTACGACGGCATGAAGGTTGGTGGGTCAGGGACTGCCCTCTACTTCGTGCTGCTGCTGATCATTGGGCAGTTCATGGTGCTGAACCTCTTCGTCGCCATCTTGCTGACCAACTTTGGCGAGCACGAG TGGCTGAAGCTCGCGACCAAGGTGAAGGCCAAGCTCGAAGAGGAACAACGTcagaaggaggaggaagccgcggagctcgtaCGCAGAGAGGATGCGTTGAGGGAGGCGCGCAAGGAAGCCGAGGAGCTGAAGAAGAAGGACCTCGAGGCAAAAGGATACGGTCAGGTCCGCGAGGGTTCGTTGATCTGCGGCTTTTCGTGCTTCAATTGCGCACCCCAACCGGGCGGCGCACCCAAACCGCTGTGGAAGTTCGAAGGCAGATCGCTCGGCCTCTTTTCTGTCAACAACTACGTGCGTCGCTGGTGCTTCGGCGTAGTGGACGACAAGAAGTTCGACACGGTCATAATGTTTTTCATCATCTTGAGCTCATTGACTATGGCGTTTGAGAGCCCCAAGGTGCTGGAGAGCTCGACCGCGGACACCCTGGACATCATCGACTGGGTATTCACGATTATCTTCGCGCTTGAGATGGTTATGAAGTTGATCGCATACGGGGCAGTCGGATCAGACTTGCGCAAGAAAGGGTTGTtctgcgacgacggcgcgtacTTCCGAGACCCGTGGAACTGCATGGATGGCTTCATCGTGGGCATCTCGATCATTGCCAAGGCTCTTTCGAGTGGTGGTCTGGAATGGGTCAGGGCGCTGCGCACGATGAGGGTGCTCAGGCCGCTGCGCGTCATCTCCAGGGTGCCCGAGCTCAAGGTCGTGGTCAACGCACTCTTCCGCTCTTTACCGGGCCTCGGGAACGTCTTCTTGGTATCCTTGCTGTTCTGGCTCATCTTTGGCATCCTCGGCATGCAGCTCTTCATGGGCTCATTCGCGAA CTGCAATGACGGAAGCATTTCTACGGAGGGTCTTTGCGTCAGTACATACAACACGAGCGAGTACAGGCTGCGCAGTTGGAGATCCCAGGACATGAACTTTGACAACGTGTTCAATGCCATGCAGACCCTGTTCGAGATGTCAACCACGGAGGGATGGACCGCGGTGATGTACATGGGCGTCGATGCCCGGTCACCCGATATGGCTCCCAAGCGGGATAACAACCCGCCCATTGCGTTCTTCTTCCTGGCGTTCATGATTGTCGCTAACTTCTTCATTCTCAACCTGTTCATCGGTATCATCTTGGATAACTTCGCACAGATCAGCGAGGAATCCGGTGATGGCGGCTCGGCAACGATGACAAAGGAGCAGAAGCTGTGGGTGCAGCGCAAGACTCAGCTGCTGGGCACAAAGGCGAAGAAAGATTACCCTACCGATCCCACTCGTAGTGCGGTATACAAGTTCGTGGAGAAGGAGCCGTTCGAATACTTCATCATGTTCGTCATCTTACTCAACGCAGTGATGATGGCGTGTGAATATTACGATCAGCCGGACTCTTGGACCAACGCGCTCGAGATCATGGGTTACATCTTCGGGGCGATATTCATCGGCGAGGCGGCATTGAAGCTATACGCCATGAACCCTTACGTGTACTTTGCAGACAGGTGGAACTGCTTCGACTTCTTCTGCGTCTTCATCACCGTCCTTGGCTGGGGCttgggtggcggcggcgcagcttCGGTGTTGCGTGTGCTTCGTCTGGCAAGGATCTTCAGGCTCATTCGTAAACTCAAGGGTTTACGAATGCTTTTCAACACGCTGTTGATATCTGTCCCAGGCCTGATCAACATCGGTTCGCTTCTGTTCCTGTTGTGTTTCGTCTTCGCCATTCTGGGGATGAACCTGTTTGGCAAGGTGAAATTTGGGGAGAACCTGAATGAGCACGCGAACTTCAGGAATTTTGGCCAGTCGTTGCTCTTACTGCTGCGAATGGTCACAGGAGAAGCATGGAACTCGGTCATGTACGACTGCATGATCACCCCTGCGACAAGCGGTTGCGACGATTCGAGTAATTGCGCCATCGGCGAGTGCTGCGGTAGCCAGGGGGCGCCTGCGTACTTCATCGCGTTTGTCGTGCTCGGCACTTTTGTGACACTCAACCTTTTGATTGCGGTCGTCGTAGACAACTTTAGCAACCAGAAGAGAGAAGAGGAGGGTGAGGACGTGACGGATGACAACATCAAGGAGTTCGAGGTTGCGTGGAGAAGGCTTGATCCTGAGGTGACTGGCTATATCCCGCTATCTGAGGTGATCAACCTGATCAaggagacgccgccgccgatgggcACGTACGGCACGAACATCACGAGGATGGGGATGATCCGGTTCATGAAAAACCTCAACCTTCAGACGGGAGATTCGGAGTACCTCCATTACCAGGACGCACTCTCGGCGTTcacgacgagggcgatggGGATTCATGTCAACGACCTCTCCGAAGAGACCAAGGACGAGGTCAAGCAGAGCCTTTCGGCCAAGGGGAAAATGTCGATGCAGAGCCTCGGGTCCGCAGAGGCGCTCAGGGAGCATGTCGATGGGGCGTCCGATGGCAGAGGGGTTGCGGTCGTTAACGGGAGATCACGATCGAGCCTGAAGCCTGGGTTGTCGATCGTCAAGGAGAGTCTCTGA
- a CDS encoding predicted protein has product MGIPQVFVAVGGVCLFVARRRQGVGRRLSRDTRRDATKSSGNARDAPTRLGTVPRQARRRGGNEPIPVSSSEDIAPTASEASSTSGSAPTIDSEAVVSSRGADIVVPGAEGNEERLANTASDATEITASTENAGDYDDIDDKDVEEGKVKARTSREGPAGGDANAGHEGDGNSVQVNNDTDEDRSSSFGGSASKTPIRPHASGGLGRVVTRSSSPPLSSSSRKRRTAALAAVRAAARAASTASDGGAQSPASDATTDEDDEDEVNGPSSLDQKRVTFHPRVTTIANDENAAPPASPATPAKQLRDVKDVRDAGCDAKTPAPTLAAVDPNRSQKSPSSTEVKQPGAVAGNRFFCDSPLVCATPVVGTKRPVRGENGRYGLTRKAQIRIVKSPSFTDRSMAPLTALSPPKDVVWEEMSAREQANWVGAGKVPNFSRFKTPGPKFPADRGKEEDEDVTVRVSHEAMHAVGNMRYSAENAWSSPSDGGEGEEEDEGPYGPLVSTLSPNTMMDGASPATFARRYVEASVTRVEGMAADEMEHEAIARAYVDASEMRVGAMLRASGN; this is encoded by the coding sequence ATGGGAATCCCTCAGGTCTTCGtagccgtcggcggcgtctgcttgttcgtcgcgcggaggcgccaGGGTGTCGGTCGGCGTCTGAGCAGGGATACGCGCCGTGATGCCACGAAATCGTCGGGAAACGCTCGGGACGCGCCTACCCGCCTTGGGACGGTGCCCCGAcaggcgcgccgtcgtggggGAAACGAGCCCATCCCGGTATCGTCGTCCGAAGATATCGCACCGACCGCGTCTGAGGCCTCGAGTACCTCGGgaagcgcgccgacgatcgaCTCGGAGGCGGTCGTGTCGTCGCGGGGAGCCGATATCGTGGTTCCGGGAGCAGAGGGGAATGAGGAAAGGCTGGCGAACAcagcctcggacgcgacggaaaTCACCGCGTCGACCGAGAATGCGGGAGActacgacgacatcgacgacaaAGACGTTGAGGAGGGCAAAGTGAAGGCTCGAacgtcgcgcgagggtcccgccgggggcgacgcgaacgcggggcATGAGGGGGACGGCAACTCGGTCCAGGTCAACAACGACACAGACGAGGATCGGTCTTCGTCGTTCGGAGGATCCGCGTCGAAGACCCCGATTCGACCGCACGCGTCGGGTGGACTGGGGCGCGTGGTGACGAGAAGTTCGTCCCCTCcgttgtcgtcgtcatcgaggaagagacgaaccgccgcgttggccgcGGTGAGGGCagccgcgagagccgcgtcAACAGCctccgacgggggcgcccagtcgccggcgtccgacgcgaccacggacgaggacgacgaggacgaggtgaACGGTCCCTCTTCTTTGGACCAAAAGAGGGTGACGTTCCATccgagggtgacgacgatcgcaaacgacgagaacgcggcgccacccgcgtcccccgccaCGCCGGCGAAGCAGCTGCGAGACGTCAAAGATGTCAGAGACGCGGGTTGCGACGCGAAGactccggcgccgacgctcgccgccgtcgatccgAATCGATCGCAAAAgtcaccgtcgtcgaccgAGGTTAAGCAGCCCGGCGCCGTTGCCGGCAACAGGTTCTTCTGCGATTCGCCGCTGGTGTGTGCGACGCCGGTGGTTGGTACGAAGCGGCCGGTGAGGGGTGAGAACGGTCGGTACGGGCTAACGCGCAAGGCGCAAATCCGCATCGTCAAGTCTCCGTCGTTTACGGATAGGTCCATGGCGCCGCTCACGGCGCTGTCTCCTCCCAAAGACGTGGTGTGGGAAGAGATGAGTGCGAGAGAGCAAGCGAATTGGGTCGGCGCTGGCAAGGTTCCAAACTTCTCGAGGTTTAAGACTCCCGGACCAAAGTTTCCGGCGGACCGCGGCAaagaggaggatgaggacgtCACCGTCCGGGTATCGCACGAGGCGATGCACGCGGTCGGAAACATGAGGTATAGCGCAGAGAACGCGTGGTCATCTCCTTCAGACGGGGGTGAGGGTGAAGAGGAAGACGAGGGACCGTATGGACCCCTGGTATCCACGTTATCCCCCAACACCATGATGGACGGCGCGTCTCCGGCAACTTTCGCTCGAAGGTACGTGGAGGCTTCGGTAACCAGGGTTGAGGGTATGGCAGCGGACGAAATGGAgcacgaggcgatcgcgagaGCCTACGTCGACGCGAGTGAGATGAGGGTGGGAGCGATGCTTCGGGCGAGCGGCAACTAG